A stretch of the Brevundimonas sp. MF30-B genome encodes the following:
- a CDS encoding fimbria/pilus outer membrane usher protein: MKVSGGTVSAIALIAAISSTTNAAAAEAARATLDSLEAAQTAALNLASLAAARAVEQVQAAPAAPPAPQQAPAQDAAPAAQASAESQAQPTRPNINPYDRDINLTVPLQFNRRVLGELPVLLTRDDRFIVDSAGFKALINPLLTPEAQGELDVTLAGRTSFEPEAIGGSGIALDYDPEQLAVLVLRIDPTRRVPESLFRGGTPDAPERGPESFSAYLNTSMALQRRESTGDVDKPSIFLNGAVRLGGLVFEADVQGRDDRFADTYEVDRRYARFVYDQPEEYRRWVLGDLSAETRGRQGFVELGGLGVARQKRRFESFRNNVLTGARQIVLQENSVVRVLRNGVFVREFRLDPGQYDVSNLPLTTGSNDIQLEIEGQSGRRESVAYNAYLDSIDLEPGDYEYAAYVGVVSNRGFGSPDYSGGDVAFTGYYRKAFLDRPSIGVGLQASADVQTLTGQTQYLLNAGSRLRLDGAVSNSSFVDQGYAFTVSYDYILDYGGTADVWTVVADYTSENFADLGNSLGQNQTAWTLSAAYSRRFSPDWTMAFSGSYRQSRDAFREDSYSLNLTSSYRYARQWSVQVGAEYVELGLPSNSPFGGLGGDGFGVTAALVWTPRYDRRAEARYSSARDSGSIRFQQAPENRVDSFGYSLAATHDDGAKTVSGQVDYISNRFDASLSHLAFGESFSNITQEQVTSLRVGTSFATTGGKVAMGRTIFDSFAIVYPHETLDGGVIAGETLEGGRFTSRSGAFGPALDNTLTSYVNQSVRYDAIDAPLGYDIGEGIVRVRPAYRSGYAIEVGSSKFVSALGRLVGNQDKPVALVSGRVIALDDPTAEPELFFTNSVGRFAVQKLEPGKRYRVELFSSPATSFEFAVPADNDGLLDLQILRVPLNIPE; the protein is encoded by the coding sequence ATGAAGGTCTCGGGGGGGACAGTTTCGGCCATCGCCCTGATCGCGGCGATTTCGTCGACCACCAATGCGGCGGCGGCCGAAGCCGCGCGGGCCACGCTGGACTCGCTGGAGGCGGCGCAGACGGCTGCGCTCAATCTGGCCAGCCTGGCCGCGGCCCGCGCGGTCGAGCAGGTCCAGGCCGCGCCCGCCGCACCCCCCGCGCCTCAACAGGCGCCAGCCCAGGACGCCGCGCCCGCCGCCCAGGCCTCGGCCGAGAGCCAGGCCCAGCCGACGCGGCCCAACATCAACCCCTATGACCGCGACATCAATCTGACGGTGCCGCTGCAGTTCAACCGCCGGGTGCTGGGCGAACTGCCGGTTCTGCTGACGCGCGACGACCGCTTCATCGTCGATTCCGCCGGCTTCAAGGCCCTGATCAATCCGCTGCTGACGCCCGAGGCGCAGGGCGAACTGGACGTGACCCTGGCGGGCCGGACGTCGTTCGAGCCGGAAGCCATCGGCGGATCCGGCATCGCGCTGGACTACGATCCCGAACAGCTGGCCGTGCTGGTGCTGCGCATCGATCCTACACGCCGCGTGCCTGAATCCCTGTTCCGCGGCGGCACGCCCGACGCGCCGGAACGCGGCCCGGAATCGTTCAGCGCCTATCTGAACACCAGCATGGCGCTGCAACGTCGCGAATCCACCGGCGACGTCGACAAGCCCAGCATCTTCCTGAACGGCGCGGTTCGCCTTGGCGGCCTGGTGTTCGAAGCCGACGTCCAAGGTCGCGACGATCGGTTCGCCGACACCTATGAGGTCGATCGCCGCTACGCCCGCTTCGTCTATGACCAGCCCGAAGAGTATCGCCGCTGGGTGCTGGGCGACCTCAGCGCCGAGACGCGCGGCCGGCAGGGCTTCGTCGAGCTGGGCGGCCTGGGCGTGGCGCGCCAGAAGCGCCGGTTCGAATCCTTCCGCAACAACGTCCTGACCGGCGCGCGCCAGATCGTGCTGCAGGAGAACTCGGTCGTTCGGGTGCTGCGCAACGGCGTCTTCGTGCGCGAGTTCCGCCTGGATCCCGGCCAGTACGACGTCTCCAACCTGCCGCTGACCACCGGCAGCAACGACATCCAGCTGGAGATCGAGGGCCAGTCCGGCCGCCGCGAGAGCGTGGCCTACAACGCCTATCTGGACAGCATCGACCTGGAGCCCGGCGACTATGAATACGCCGCCTATGTCGGCGTGGTCAGCAACCGCGGCTTTGGCTCGCCCGACTATTCCGGCGGCGACGTCGCCTTTACCGGCTATTACCGCAAGGCCTTTCTGGACCGCCCGTCGATCGGCGTGGGCCTGCAGGCCTCGGCCGATGTGCAGACCCTGACCGGCCAGACGCAGTACCTGCTGAACGCGGGCTCGCGCCTTCGGCTGGACGGCGCGGTCTCGAACAGCAGTTTCGTGGACCAGGGCTACGCCTTCACCGTCAGCTACGACTACATCCTGGACTACGGCGGCACCGCCGACGTCTGGACCGTGGTAGCGGACTACACCTCCGAGAACTTTGCCGATCTGGGAAATTCTCTAGGTCAAAATCAGACGGCTTGGACCCTGTCTGCAGCATATTCACGACGGTTCTCGCCAGACTGGACTATGGCTTTTAGCGGTTCATACCGTCAGAGCCGTGACGCCTTTCGCGAAGATTCTTACTCTCTGAACCTCACCTCCAGCTACCGTTACGCACGCCAATGGAGTGTCCAGGTGGGCGCTGAATACGTGGAACTGGGTCTGCCCAGCAACTCGCCGTTCGGCGGGTTGGGCGGCGACGGCTTCGGCGTCACGGCCGCCCTGGTCTGGACGCCGCGCTACGACCGCCGCGCCGAGGCCCGCTACTCCAGCGCCCGCGATTCCGGCAGCATCCGCTTCCAGCAGGCGCCAGAGAACCGCGTCGACAGCTTCGGCTATTCGCTGGCGGCCACGCATGACGACGGGGCCAAGACGGTGTCGGGCCAGGTCGACTACATCTCGAACCGTTTCGACGCCAGCCTGTCGCATCTGGCCTTTGGCGAGAGCTTCTCGAACATCACCCAGGAACAGGTCACCAGCCTGCGTGTCGGCACCTCCTTCGCCACCACGGGCGGCAAGGTCGCCATGGGCAGGACCATCTTCGACAGCTTCGCCATCGTCTATCCGCACGAGACGCTGGACGGCGGCGTGATCGCCGGCGAGACGCTGGAGGGCGGACGCTTCACCTCGCGAAGCGGCGCCTTCGGACCGGCGCTGGACAACACCCTGACCTCCTACGTGAATCAGTCGGTGCGCTATGACGCCATCGACGCGCCGCTCGGCTACGACATCGGCGAAGGCATCGTGCGCGTGCGCCCCGCCTATCGCAGCGGCTACGCCATCGAAGTGGGGTCCTCGAAGTTCGTCAGCGCCTTGGGCCGCCTGGTTGGCAATCAGGACAAGCCGGTCGCCCTGGTGTCGGGTCGAGTGATTGCGCTGGATGATCCGACGGCCGAGCCTGAACTGTTCTTCACCAACTCGGTGGGCCGTTTCGCTGTGCAGAAGCTGGAACCCGGCAAACGCTATCGCGTCGAGCTGTTCTCCAGCCCGGCGACCAGCTTCGAGTTCGCCGTCCCGGCGGACAACGACGGCCTGCTGGACCTGCAGATCCTGCGCGTCCCGCTGAATATTCCCGAATGA